Proteins co-encoded in one Ooceraea biroi isolate clonal line C1 chromosome 9, Obir_v5.4, whole genome shotgun sequence genomic window:
- the LOC105276230 gene encoding malonyl-CoA decarboxylase, mitochondrial isoform X2 has protein sequence MVLLTEYVRFILELNIANTLRCSIKREYVKSSTSHARINESIVEELRTIFKFKDTKLSNWIVENKAYALCARYTESNKKDRQRILRTLASQYAVQRDFVCQTANKYLACKSEDKEQMIVHERMLRNVLTPAYHWLFVIIGRLQHGVKFLVNLRTDVLELLSEMEDNDESIMIQQLNNTLQNLLLLWFSVGFLHLERVTLETASDILQKVSDYEAIHPTRNWSELKRRFGPYRRCYIFTHPSMPREPLVLLHTALCDVIPETLKGIDEAETRILGSAKKNVTFLEEDKSKITAAIFYSVASTQKGLQGFELGNYLIKEVANAITTEFPAVHLLFSLSPIPNFKNWLLGKLKQDMALILTTQESEVMKNILKTRDVVSALNKVLNNSSWIDDTQLSHFLKEPLLRACAWYLYKEKRRGYAFNNVANFHLRNGATMWRINWMANPSSIGLANSCGIMVNYRYFLDKCEANSRNYIENFVINASEDVINLARLAEMSRLCNTVLKES, from the exons ATGGTTTTACTTACAGAGTACGTGAG ATTCATCCTGGAGTTAAATATCGCTAATACATTGAGATGTAGCATTAAACGCGAATATGTAAAGTCATCCACTTCGCATGCCAGAATAAATGAATCGATCGTGGAAGAACTGCGGACGATCTTCAAATTTAAGGACACCAAGCTCAGCAACTGGATTGTAGAG AATAAGGCATATGCATTATGCGCCAGGTATACAGAAAGCAACAAAAAAGATCGTCAGCGAATTTTGCGGACGCTGGCTTCGCAGTACGCTGTCCAACGTGACTTTGTATGCCAAACAGCAAACAAGTACTTAGCCTGTAAG TCTGAAGATAAAGAGCAGATGATTGTTCATGAGAGAATGCTGAGGAATGTTCTTACACCAGCTTATCACTGGTTGTTTGTTATTATAGGAAGGTTGCAGCATGGTGTAAAGTTCTTGGTTAATCTGAGAACCGATGTTCTG GAACTATTGTCAGAAATGGAAGACAATGATGAAAGTATAATGATACAACAGTTGAATAATACTTTGCAAAATCTGCTTCTGCTTTGGTTTTCAGTAGGTTTCTTGCACCTGGAACGCGTAACTTTGGAAACTGCATCTGATATATTGCAAAAG gtTTCTGATTACGAAGCCATACATCCTACAAGAAATTGGTCGGAGTTGAAACGTAGATTTGGACCTTATAGAAGATGTTACATATTTACGCATCCATCGATGCCAAGAGAACCTCTTGTTCTCTTGCATACAGCACTGTGCGATGTTATACCAG aGACTCTAAAGGGTATCGATGAAGCTGAAACTAGAATTCTGGGAAGTGCAAAGAAGAATGTAACATTCTTAGAAGaagataaatcgaaaataacagcagcgatattttattctgtAGCATCCACTCAAAAAGGATTGCAG GGATTCGAGCTTGGTAATTATCTGATAAAAGAAGTAGCTAATGCGATCACGACTGAATTTCCAGCAGTGCATCTATTGTTCAGCTTATCACCCATACCGAACTTCAAGAATTGGTTACTCGGAAAATTGAAACAAG ATATGGCCTTAATACTTACCACACAAGAATCCGAAgttatgaaaaacattttgaaaacGAGGGATGTGGTATCAGCTTTAAACAAAGTTCTGAATAATTCATCGTGGATAGACGATACGCAGTTATCACACTTTTTGAAGGAGCCGCTACTTCGAGCATGCGCGTGGTACTTGTACAAGGAAAAGAGACGCGGCTATGCTTTCAATAACGTTG CTAATTTCCATTTACGTAATGGTGCTACGATGTGGCGGATAAATTGGATGGCTAATCCTTCGTCGATTGGACTAGCAAACAGTTGCGGTATAATGGTTAATTATAG ATATTTCTTGGACAAATGTGAGGCGAACAGTCGAAATTACATTGAAAATTTCGTCATAAATGCCTCAGAAGACGTAATCAATCTCGCCAGACTAGCGGAAATGTCGAGATTATGTAATACAGTTCTGAAAGAATCATAA
- the LOC105276230 gene encoding malonyl-CoA decarboxylase, mitochondrial isoform X1, which produces MLGKLSSEFLPIIQRCRFILELNIANTLRCSIKREYVKSSTSHARINESIVEELRTIFKFKDTKLSNWIVENKAYALCARYTESNKKDRQRILRTLASQYAVQRDFVCQTANKYLACKSEDKEQMIVHERMLRNVLTPAYHWLFVIIGRLQHGVKFLVNLRTDVLELLSEMEDNDESIMIQQLNNTLQNLLLLWFSVGFLHLERVTLETASDILQKVSDYEAIHPTRNWSELKRRFGPYRRCYIFTHPSMPREPLVLLHTALCDVIPETLKGIDEAETRILGSAKKNVTFLEEDKSKITAAIFYSVASTQKGLQGFELGNYLIKEVANAITTEFPAVHLLFSLSPIPNFKNWLLGKLKQDMALILTTQESEVMKNILKTRDVVSALNKVLNNSSWIDDTQLSHFLKEPLLRACAWYLYKEKRRGYAFNNVANFHLRNGATMWRINWMANPSSIGLANSCGIMVNYRYFLDKCEANSRNYIENFVINASEDVINLARLAEMSRLCNTVLKES; this is translated from the exons ATGTTGGGAAAGCTGTCTTCCGAATTCTTGCCAATTATTCAACGTTGCAGATTCATCCTGGAGTTAAATATCGCTAATACATTGAGATGTAGCATTAAACGCGAATATGTAAAGTCATCCACTTCGCATGCCAGAATAAATGAATCGATCGTGGAAGAACTGCGGACGATCTTCAAATTTAAGGACACCAAGCTCAGCAACTGGATTGTAGAG AATAAGGCATATGCATTATGCGCCAGGTATACAGAAAGCAACAAAAAAGATCGTCAGCGAATTTTGCGGACGCTGGCTTCGCAGTACGCTGTCCAACGTGACTTTGTATGCCAAACAGCAAACAAGTACTTAGCCTGTAAG TCTGAAGATAAAGAGCAGATGATTGTTCATGAGAGAATGCTGAGGAATGTTCTTACACCAGCTTATCACTGGTTGTTTGTTATTATAGGAAGGTTGCAGCATGGTGTAAAGTTCTTGGTTAATCTGAGAACCGATGTTCTG GAACTATTGTCAGAAATGGAAGACAATGATGAAAGTATAATGATACAACAGTTGAATAATACTTTGCAAAATCTGCTTCTGCTTTGGTTTTCAGTAGGTTTCTTGCACCTGGAACGCGTAACTTTGGAAACTGCATCTGATATATTGCAAAAG gtTTCTGATTACGAAGCCATACATCCTACAAGAAATTGGTCGGAGTTGAAACGTAGATTTGGACCTTATAGAAGATGTTACATATTTACGCATCCATCGATGCCAAGAGAACCTCTTGTTCTCTTGCATACAGCACTGTGCGATGTTATACCAG aGACTCTAAAGGGTATCGATGAAGCTGAAACTAGAATTCTGGGAAGTGCAAAGAAGAATGTAACATTCTTAGAAGaagataaatcgaaaataacagcagcgatattttattctgtAGCATCCACTCAAAAAGGATTGCAG GGATTCGAGCTTGGTAATTATCTGATAAAAGAAGTAGCTAATGCGATCACGACTGAATTTCCAGCAGTGCATCTATTGTTCAGCTTATCACCCATACCGAACTTCAAGAATTGGTTACTCGGAAAATTGAAACAAG ATATGGCCTTAATACTTACCACACAAGAATCCGAAgttatgaaaaacattttgaaaacGAGGGATGTGGTATCAGCTTTAAACAAAGTTCTGAATAATTCATCGTGGATAGACGATACGCAGTTATCACACTTTTTGAAGGAGCCGCTACTTCGAGCATGCGCGTGGTACTTGTACAAGGAAAAGAGACGCGGCTATGCTTTCAATAACGTTG CTAATTTCCATTTACGTAATGGTGCTACGATGTGGCGGATAAATTGGATGGCTAATCCTTCGTCGATTGGACTAGCAAACAGTTGCGGTATAATGGTTAATTATAG ATATTTCTTGGACAAATGTGAGGCGAACAGTCGAAATTACATTGAAAATTTCGTCATAAATGCCTCAGAAGACGTAATCAATCTCGCCAGACTAGCGGAAATGTCGAGATTATGTAATACAGTTCTGAAAGAATCATAA